In Pan paniscus chromosome 13, NHGRI_mPanPan1-v2.0_pri, whole genome shotgun sequence, one DNA window encodes the following:
- the LOC100975223 gene encoding tubulin alpha-3 chain-like isoform X1 produces the protein MGSHLCSGSQRECISIHVGQAGVQIGNACWELYCLEHGIQPDGQMPSDKTISGGDDSFNTFFSETGAGKHVPRAVFVDLEPTVVDEVRTGTYRQLFHPEQLITGKEDAANNYARGHYTIGKEIVDLVLDRIRKLADLCSGLQGFLIFHSFGGGTGSGFASLLMERLSVDYGKKSKLEFAIYPDPQVSTAVVEPYNSILTTHTTLEHSDCAFMVDNEAIYDICWRNLDIERPTYTNLNRLIGQIVSSIMASLQFDGALNVDLMEFQTNLVPYPRIHFPLATYAPVIAAEKAYHEQLSVAEITNACFEPANQMVKCDPRHGKYMACCMLYRGDVVPKDINAAIATIKTKRTIQFVDWCPTGFKVGINYQPPTVVPGGDLAKVQRAVCMLSNTTAIAEAWARLVHKFDLMYAKRAFMHWYVGEGMEEGEFSEAREDLAALEKDYEEVGVDSVEAEAEEGEEY, from the exons ATGGGTTCACATTTATGTTCCGGTTCACAGCGCGAGTGTATCTCTATCCACGTGGGGCAGGCGGGTGTCCAGATCGGCAATGCCTGCTGGGAACTGTACTGCCTTGAACATGGAATTCAGCCTGATGGTCAAATGCCAAGTGATAAAACCATTAGTGGCGGGGACGACTCCTTCAACACGTTCTTCAGTGAGACTGGAGCTGGCAAGCACGTGCCCAGAGCAGTGTTTGTGGACCTGGAGCCCACTGTGGTCG ATGAAGTGCGCACAGGGACCTACAGGCAGCTCTTCCACCCAGAGCAGCTGATCACCGGGAAGGAAGATGCAGCCAATAATTATGCCAGGGGCCATTACACCATCGGCAAGGAGATTGTTGACCTAGTCCTGGACCGGATCCGCAAACTG GCCGATCTGTGCTCAGGACTGCAGGGCTTCCTCATCTTCCACAGCTTTGGGGGCGGCACTGGCTCTGGGTTCGCATCTCTGCTCATGGAGCGGCTCTCAGTGGATTACGGCAAGAAGTCCAAGCTGGAGTTTGCCATTTACCCAGACCCCCAGGTCTCCACAGCCGTGGTGGAGCCCTACAACTCCATCCTGACCACCCACACGACCCTGGAACATTCTGACTGTGCCTTCATGGTCGACAATGAAGCCATCTATGACATATGTTGGCGCAACCTGGACATTGAACGTCCCACATACACCAACCTCAATCGCCTGATTGGGCAGATCGTGTCCTCCATCATGGCCTCCCTGCAATTCGATGGGGCCCTGAATGTGGACTTGATGGAATTCCAGACCAACCTCGTGCCGTACCCCCGCATCCACTTCCCCCTGGCCACCTACGCCCCAGTCATCGCAGCCGAGAAGGCCTACCATGAGCAGCTGTCTGTGGCTGAGATCACCAATGCCTGCTTCGAGCCAGCCAATCAGATGGTCAAGTGTGACCCTCGCCATGGCAAGTACATGGCCTGCTGCATGTTGTACAGGGGGGACGTGGTCCCCAAAGACATCAACGCGGCCATCGCCACCATCAAGACCAAGCGCACTATCCAGTTTGTGGATTGGTGCCCGACTGGGTTTAAG GTGGGCATTAACTACCAGCCCCCCACAGTGGTCCCCGGGGGAGACCTGGCCAAGGTGCAGCGGGCCGTATGCATGCTGAGCAACACCACGGCCATTGCGGAGGCCTGGGCCCGCCTGGTCCATAAGTTCGATCTCATGTATGCCAAGCGGGCCTTTATGCACTGGTACGTGGGCGAAGGCATGGAAGAGGGAGAGTTCTCTGAGGCCCGCGAGGACCTGGCAGCTCTAGAGAAGGATTATGAAGAGGTGGGCGTGGATTCCGTggaagctgaggctgaagaaGGCGAAGAATACTGA
- the LOC112438684 gene encoding mitotic-spindle organizing protein 2B isoform X2 translates to MAAQGVGPGPGSAAPPGLEAARQKLALRRKKVLSTEEMELYELAQAAGGGIDPDVFKILVDLLKLNVAPLAVFQMLKSMCAGQRLASEPQDPAAVSLPTSSVPETRGRNKGSAALGGALALAERSSREGSSQRMPRQPSATRLPKGGGPGKSPTRGST, encoded by the exons ATGGCGGCGCAGGGCGTAGGGCCTGGGCCGGGGTCGGCGGCGCCCCCGGGGCTGGAGGCGGCCCGGCAGAAGCTGGCGCTGCGGCGGAAGAAGGTGCTGAGCACCGAGGAGATGGAGCTGTACGAGCTGGCGCAGGCGGCGGGCGGCGGTATCGACCCCGACGTGTTCAA GATCCTGGTGGACCTGCTGAAGCTGAACGTGGCCCCCCTCGCCGTCTTCCAGATGCTGAAGTCCATGTGTGCCGGGCAGAGGCTAGCGAGCGAGCCCCAGGACCCTGCGGCCGTGTCTCTGCCCACGTCGAGCGTGCCCGAGACCCGAG GGAGAAACAAAGGCAGCGCTGCCCTCGGGGGAGCATTGGCCCTGGCGGAACGCAGCAGCCGCGAAGGATCCAGCCAGAGGATGCCACGGCAGCCCAGCGCTACCAGGCTGCCCAAGGGGGGCGGGCCTGGGAAGAGCCCTACACGGGGCAGCACCTAG
- the LOC100975223 gene encoding tubulin alpha-3 chain-like isoform X2, producing the protein MRECISIHVGQAGVQIGNACWELYCLEHGIQPDGQMPSDKTISGGDDSFNTFFSETGAGKHVPRAVFVDLEPTVVDEVRTGTYRQLFHPEQLITGKEDAANNYARGHYTIGKEIVDLVLDRIRKLADLCSGLQGFLIFHSFGGGTGSGFASLLMERLSVDYGKKSKLEFAIYPDPQVSTAVVEPYNSILTTHTTLEHSDCAFMVDNEAIYDICWRNLDIERPTYTNLNRLIGQIVSSIMASLQFDGALNVDLMEFQTNLVPYPRIHFPLATYAPVIAAEKAYHEQLSVAEITNACFEPANQMVKCDPRHGKYMACCMLYRGDVVPKDINAAIATIKTKRTIQFVDWCPTGFKVGINYQPPTVVPGGDLAKVQRAVCMLSNTTAIAEAWARLVHKFDLMYAKRAFMHWYVGEGMEEGEFSEAREDLAALEKDYEEVGVDSVEAEAEEGEEY; encoded by the exons ATG CGCGAGTGTATCTCTATCCACGTGGGGCAGGCGGGTGTCCAGATCGGCAATGCCTGCTGGGAACTGTACTGCCTTGAACATGGAATTCAGCCTGATGGTCAAATGCCAAGTGATAAAACCATTAGTGGCGGGGACGACTCCTTCAACACGTTCTTCAGTGAGACTGGAGCTGGCAAGCACGTGCCCAGAGCAGTGTTTGTGGACCTGGAGCCCACTGTGGTCG ATGAAGTGCGCACAGGGACCTACAGGCAGCTCTTCCACCCAGAGCAGCTGATCACCGGGAAGGAAGATGCAGCCAATAATTATGCCAGGGGCCATTACACCATCGGCAAGGAGATTGTTGACCTAGTCCTGGACCGGATCCGCAAACTG GCCGATCTGTGCTCAGGACTGCAGGGCTTCCTCATCTTCCACAGCTTTGGGGGCGGCACTGGCTCTGGGTTCGCATCTCTGCTCATGGAGCGGCTCTCAGTGGATTACGGCAAGAAGTCCAAGCTGGAGTTTGCCATTTACCCAGACCCCCAGGTCTCCACAGCCGTGGTGGAGCCCTACAACTCCATCCTGACCACCCACACGACCCTGGAACATTCTGACTGTGCCTTCATGGTCGACAATGAAGCCATCTATGACATATGTTGGCGCAACCTGGACATTGAACGTCCCACATACACCAACCTCAATCGCCTGATTGGGCAGATCGTGTCCTCCATCATGGCCTCCCTGCAATTCGATGGGGCCCTGAATGTGGACTTGATGGAATTCCAGACCAACCTCGTGCCGTACCCCCGCATCCACTTCCCCCTGGCCACCTACGCCCCAGTCATCGCAGCCGAGAAGGCCTACCATGAGCAGCTGTCTGTGGCTGAGATCACCAATGCCTGCTTCGAGCCAGCCAATCAGATGGTCAAGTGTGACCCTCGCCATGGCAAGTACATGGCCTGCTGCATGTTGTACAGGGGGGACGTGGTCCCCAAAGACATCAACGCGGCCATCGCCACCATCAAGACCAAGCGCACTATCCAGTTTGTGGATTGGTGCCCGACTGGGTTTAAG GTGGGCATTAACTACCAGCCCCCCACAGTGGTCCCCGGGGGAGACCTGGCCAAGGTGCAGCGGGCCGTATGCATGCTGAGCAACACCACGGCCATTGCGGAGGCCTGGGCCCGCCTGGTCCATAAGTTCGATCTCATGTATGCCAAGCGGGCCTTTATGCACTGGTACGTGGGCGAAGGCATGGAAGAGGGAGAGTTCTCTGAGGCCCGCGAGGACCTGGCAGCTCTAGAGAAGGATTATGAAGAGGTGGGCGTGGATTCCGTggaagctgaggctgaagaaGGCGAAGAATACTGA
- the LOC112438684 gene encoding uncharacterized protein LOC112438684 isoform X3, whose protein sequence is MAAQGVGPGPGSAAPPGLEAARQKLALRRKKVLSTEEMELYELAQAAGGGIDPDVFKEKQRQRCPRGSIGPGGTQQPRRIQPEDATAAQRYQAAQGGRAWEEPYTGQHLGWGRDLLHLCPQQRLRVTSFN, encoded by the exons ATGGCGGCGCAGGGCGTAGGGCCTGGGCCGGGGTCGGCGGCGCCCCCGGGGCTGGAGGCGGCCCGGCAGAAGCTGGCGCTGCGGCGGAAGAAGGTGCTGAGCACCGAGGAGATGGAGCTGTACGAGCTGGCGCAGGCGGCGGGCGGCGGTATCGACCCCGACGTGTTCAA GGAGAAACAAAGGCAGCGCTGCCCTCGGGGGAGCATTGGCCCTGGCGGAACGCAGCAGCCGCGAAGGATCCAGCCAGAGGATGCCACGGCAGCCCAGCGCTACCAGGCTGCCCAAGGGGGGCGGGCCTGGGAAGAGCCCTACACGGGGCAGCACCTAGGATGGGGCAGAGACTTGTTGCATCTTTGTCCCCAGCAAAGGCTACGTGTTACCTCCTTCAATTGA
- the LOC112438684 gene encoding mitotic-spindle organizing protein 2B isoform X1 → MAAQGVGPGPGSAAPPGLEAARQKLALRRKKVLSTEEMELYELAQAAGGGIDPDVFKILVDLLKLNVAPLAVFQMLKSMCAGQRLASEPQDPAAVSLPTSSVPETREASFLSARNSSPPARPSFSSSPQPAASPVLLHSPAATHSPLSPGPPGSLRLSCCLFSPFAGRNKGSAALGGALALAERSSREGSSQRMPRQPSATRLPKGGGPGKSPTRGST, encoded by the exons ATGGCGGCGCAGGGCGTAGGGCCTGGGCCGGGGTCGGCGGCGCCCCCGGGGCTGGAGGCGGCCCGGCAGAAGCTGGCGCTGCGGCGGAAGAAGGTGCTGAGCACCGAGGAGATGGAGCTGTACGAGCTGGCGCAGGCGGCGGGCGGCGGTATCGACCCCGACGTGTTCAA GATCCTGGTGGACCTGCTGAAGCTGAACGTGGCCCCCCTCGCCGTCTTCCAGATGCTGAAGTCCATGTGTGCCGGGCAGAGGCTAGCGAGCGAGCCCCAGGACCCTGCGGCCGTGTCTCTGCCCACGTCGAGCGTGCCCGAGACCCGAG AGGCCTCCTTTCTCTCTGCCAGGAACAGTAGCCCCCCTGCAAGGCCCTCCTTTTCCTCCAGCCCGCAGCCTGCGGCCTCTCCGGTTCTGCTCCACAGCCCGGCTGCCACACACTCGCCTCTCTCTCCAGGCCCCCCGGGTTCCCTCCGCCTCTCTTGCTGCCTGTTCTCTCCTTTTGCAG GGAGAAACAAAGGCAGCGCTGCCCTCGGGGGAGCATTGGCCCTGGCGGAACGCAGCAGCCGCGAAGGATCCAGCCAGAGGATGCCACGGCAGCCCAGCGCTACCAGGCTGCCCAAGGGGGGCGGGCCTGGGAAGAGCCCTACACGGGGCAGCACCTAG